The Mycolicibacterium insubricum DNA segment TCGATCTGTTCCGCCTCGACGACAAGGTCGTCATCGTCACCGGCGCGTCGGCCGGCCTGGGGGTCGCCTTCGCGCAAGCGTTCGCCGAGGCCGGTGCCGACGTGGTGCTGGGTGCGCGGCGACTGGAGAAGATGTCCGACACCGCTGCGCTGGTCACCGCTACCGGCCGGCGCGCACTGAGCGTGCAGACCGACGTCGCCGATCCCGAGCAGTGTCAGGCGCTGGTGGACGCCGCGGTCGCCGAGTTTGGCCGAGTCGATGTGCTGATCAACAACGCCGGAATCGGCACCGCGGTGCCGGCGACCCGAGAGACCCCCGAGGAGTTCCGCCGGGTGATCGACATCAACCTCAACGGGTCGTACTGGATGGCGCAGGCCTGCGGCAAGGTGATGGGACCGGGCAGCTCCATCATCAACATCTCCAGCGTGCTCGGGCTGACCACCGCCGGGCTGCCGCAGGCCGCCTATTCCGCGTCCAAGGCCGCGATCGTCGGGCTGACCCGGGATCTGGCCCAGCAGTGGGGCGGCCGGCGGGGCATCCGGGTCAATGCGCTGGCCCCCGGGTTCTTCAAGTCCGAGATGACCGACACCTACCCGTCCGGCTATCTGGAGGCTCAGCAGCCCCGGGTTCCGCTGGGGCGCACCGGCGATCCCGCCGAGCTCGCCGCCACCGCGGTCTGGCTGGCCTCGCCGGCCGGCGGGTTCGTCGTCGGGCAGACCATCGCGGTCGACGGCGGCCTCACCATCACCTAGCCCGCCGCGCGGCGTAGCGTCTCCGCCATGCCGACCGTGCAGCGCCGCATCTTCAACGACGTGGTCACCGGGTTCTGGAGCCTGGCCGCCCCGCTCTACAAT contains these protein-coding regions:
- a CDS encoding SDR family NAD(P)-dependent oxidoreductase; the protein is MSVLDLFRLDDKVVIVTGASAGLGVAFAQAFAEAGADVVLGARRLEKMSDTAALVTATGRRALSVQTDVADPEQCQALVDAAVAEFGRVDVLINNAGIGTAVPATRETPEEFRRVIDINLNGSYWMAQACGKVMGPGSSIINISSVLGLTTAGLPQAAYSASKAAIVGLTRDLAQQWGGRRGIRVNALAPGFFKSEMTDTYPSGYLEAQQPRVPLGRTGDPAELAATAVWLASPAGGFVVGQTIAVDGGLTIT